A single Rhopalosiphum padi isolate XX-2018 chromosome 4, ASM2088224v1, whole genome shotgun sequence DNA region contains:
- the LOC132929821 gene encoding uncharacterized protein LOC132929821: protein MKLHRPLHVCAYLFGVFPVGWTPGPPPRQFRIHWPGVVLKAFHTALYWLVSLIVSVVSIRNLENYRKLAKKLMATRVLDIDELFVYMMFAGIAATAVCQAHMLWPSVLRATNECFFDLCRLDHVTGFWQHFSAYAIVLFVAYEFAMYFVLITYKFTFSSAKLICLFPPLSNITCVVVEQFFYLMCVSLYLRLRALHDDIETLVHKAEHPRWRCLASVAAGDGGGGRPAAAAAGRLGIPAFSAADIRDLRAVHRACMELFARINRLFQLPLSLCMFDCVFRIVVYMYGIAFDVTIVIWEKKKHVNYSNTAMWSGYCVIRIIRLWYLYLCEHYVTKKILPIRLSLSWLSLILNPVTSRRLMPEIILFQHQLDTIKSKFELFGILNINMSLFYAGFGTTLAYLALLLQFFAFNQISMTTISTNNATHTDE, encoded by the exons ATGAAACTCCACCGGCCGTTGCACGTCTGTGCGTACCTGTTCGGCGTATTTCCGGTGGGTTGGACCCCCGGCCCGCCGCCCCGACAGTTCCGGATCCACTGGCCCGGCGTGGTGCTCAAGGCGTTCCACACAGCGCTTTACTGGCTGGTGTCGCTAATCGTCAGCGTGGTGTCCATCCGGAACCTGGAAAACTACCGGAAACTGGCCAAGAAGTTGATGGCCACCCGGGTGCTGGACATTGACGAGCTGTTCGTGTACATGATGTTCGCTGGGATCGCGGCCACCGCCGTGTGCCAGGCCCACATGCTGTGGCCGTCCGTCCTCCGCGCCACCAACGAGTGCTTCTTCGATCTGTGCCGGCTGGACCACGTCACCGGTTTCTGGCAGCACTTCTCTGCGTACGCCATCGTCCTATTCGTTGCTTACGAATTCGCCATGTACTTCGTGTTAATCACTTACAA GTTCACGTTCAGTTCGGCCAAACTGATCTGTCTTTTCCCGCCGCTGTCGAACATCACGTGCGTCGTCGTCGAGCAGTTTTTCTACCTGATGTGCGTGTCGCTGTACCTCCGGCTCCGGGCGCTGCACGACGACATCGAGACGCTCGTGCACAAGGCCGAGCACCCGCGGTGGAGGTGCTTGGCGTCCGTGGCCgcgggcgacggcggcggcggcagacctgcggcggcggcggccggccGGCTGGGGATACCCGCGTTCAGCGCGGCCGACATACGCGACCTGCGGGCCGTGCACCGCGCGTGCATGGAACTGTTCGCCCGCATCAACCGCCTGTTCCAGTTGCCGCTGTCGCTGTGCATGTTCGACTGCGTGTTCCGCATCGTCGTCTACATGTACGGCATCGCGTTCGACGTGACCATCGTCATATGGGAGAAGAAGAAACACGTGAACTACTCGAACACCGCCATGTGGTCGGGTTACTGCGTCATCCGGATCATCCGGCTCTGGTACCTGTACCTGTGCGAACATTACGTGACCAAAAAG ATTTTACCAATACGTTTGTCACTTAGCTGGCTTTCGTTGATTTTGAATCCCGTTACAAGCCGGAGACTGATGCccgag atTATTCTATTTCAACATCAACTTGATACGATTAAGTCCAAGTTTgaattatttggtattttaaacatcaatatGTCATTATTTTATGCC GGATTTGGTACTACGTTAGCGTATTTAGCGCTTTTACTACAGTTCTTTGCGTTTAATCAGATTTCAATGACAACGATTTCCACAAACAATGCAACACACACagacgaataa
- the LOC132930167 gene encoding uncharacterized protein LOC132930167 isoform X1, giving the protein MTTAAPLYGPLRICGYALGVFPYTVSRSAPHRFRLHWFGAALKAAHLLLFWSAAASVTATLLRMYPTNTIQPNRQALDKKLASTSPVKVFELYVYMTFTTAATAAACQLHMMLPSVVALVGECLLRPRVHRGHAWPPFKAFTIVAFVVYEFGIYYVLSTARFNRQFFVCLFSFLSNIDCIVIEQFFYVTCLTLCARLKRIHEDVQNLVHKAEHPRWRCWESTADGHPACLGIPAFGAADIRHLRFAHLRATETFSRVNHAFQLPLLLNMIDSVCRIVFYTSEIIPIRISLSWLTLTLNPVTSRRLMPEIILFQNQLDAVTSKFQIYGMININIKFFYAGFGLLMAYIIFLLQFFGSSLQPSLVYNNVTATQSIMEIQNSTNIA; this is encoded by the exons ATGACCACTGCGGCACCGCTTTACGGACCGCTGCGGATATGCGGCTACGCTTTGGGCGTGTTCCCGTACACGGTGTCGCGGTCCGCGCCGCACAGGTTCCGCCTGCACTGGTTCGGCGCGGCGCTGAAGGCCGCGCACTTGTTGCTGTTCTGGTCGGCCGCTGCGTCTGTCACCGCGACGCTGTTACGGATGTACCCGACCAACACCATACAGCCGAACAGACAGGCGCTCGACAAGAAGTTGGCATCCACGTCGCCGGTGAAAGTGTTCGAGCTATACGTTTACATGACGTTCACGACGGCTGCGACGGCCGCCGCGTGCCAGCTGCACATGATGTTGCCATCGGTCGTGGCCCTGGTCGGCGAGTGTCTGCTCCGGCCGCGCGTCCACCGCGGCCACGCCTGGCCACCGTTTAAAGCATTCACCATAGTCGCGTTCGTCGTCTACGAATTCGGCATTTACTACGTGCTGAGCACGGCGAG GTTCAATCGCCAGTTCTTCGTATGCCTGTTCTCATTCCTATCCAACATCGATTGTATCGTGATCGAACAGTTTTTCTACGTCACGTGCTTGACACTGTGCGCCCGGCTGAAACGGATCCACGAGGACGTACAGAACCTGGTACACAAGGCCGAACACCCGCGATGGCGATGCTGGGAGAGCACCGCGGACGGACATCCGGCCTGCCTGGGCATACCTGCATTCGGCGCGGCGGACATCCGGCACCTGAGGTTTGCTCACCTGAGGGCAACGGAGACGTTTTCGCGGGTCAACCACGCATTCCAACTACCGCTGCTACTGAACATGATTGACAGCGTGTGCCGCATCGTGTTCTACACGTCCGAG attattccTATACGGATTTCATTGAGCTGGCTTACATTAACATTAAATCCAGTCACTAGCAGGAGATTAATGCCCGAG ATCATtctatttcaaaatcaattagACGCAGTAACTTCAAAATTCCAAATATACgggatgataaatattaatataaaatttttctatGCA ggTTTTGGGTTACTAATGGCATACATTATCTTTTTACTGCAGTTTTTCGGTTCTTCTTTGCAACCATCACTAGTGTACAATAATGTCACAGCAACTCAAAGTATTATGGAAATCCAAAATAGTACAAACATCGCATGA
- the LOC132930167 gene encoding uncharacterized protein LOC132930167 isoform X3, which translates to MTTAAPLYGPLRICGYALGVFPYTVSRSAPHRFRLHWFGAALKAAHLLLFWSAAASVTATLLRMYPTNTIQPNRQALDKKLASTSPVKVFELYVYMTFTTAATAAACQLHMMLPSVVALVGECLLRPRVHRGHAWPPFKAFTIVAFVVYEFGIYYVLSTARFNRQFFVCLFSFLSNIDCIVIEQFFYVTCLTLCARLKRIHEDVQNLVHKAEHPRWRCWESTADGHPACLGIPAFGAADIRHLRFAHLRATETFSRVNHAFQLPLLLNMIDSVCRIVFYTSEVTYHLTYVIWDKRTTITYGSTILYSGYWGMRIVRLWYLHSCEYYITKMIIPIRISLSWLTLTLNPVTSRRLMPEVFTFKFLKKNN; encoded by the exons ATGACCACTGCGGCACCGCTTTACGGACCGCTGCGGATATGCGGCTACGCTTTGGGCGTGTTCCCGTACACGGTGTCGCGGTCCGCGCCGCACAGGTTCCGCCTGCACTGGTTCGGCGCGGCGCTGAAGGCCGCGCACTTGTTGCTGTTCTGGTCGGCCGCTGCGTCTGTCACCGCGACGCTGTTACGGATGTACCCGACCAACACCATACAGCCGAACAGACAGGCGCTCGACAAGAAGTTGGCATCCACGTCGCCGGTGAAAGTGTTCGAGCTATACGTTTACATGACGTTCACGACGGCTGCGACGGCCGCCGCGTGCCAGCTGCACATGATGTTGCCATCGGTCGTGGCCCTGGTCGGCGAGTGTCTGCTCCGGCCGCGCGTCCACCGCGGCCACGCCTGGCCACCGTTTAAAGCATTCACCATAGTCGCGTTCGTCGTCTACGAATTCGGCATTTACTACGTGCTGAGCACGGCGAG GTTCAATCGCCAGTTCTTCGTATGCCTGTTCTCATTCCTATCCAACATCGATTGTATCGTGATCGAACAGTTTTTCTACGTCACGTGCTTGACACTGTGCGCCCGGCTGAAACGGATCCACGAGGACGTACAGAACCTGGTACACAAGGCCGAACACCCGCGATGGCGATGCTGGGAGAGCACCGCGGACGGACATCCGGCCTGCCTGGGCATACCTGCATTCGGCGCGGCGGACATCCGGCACCTGAGGTTTGCTCACCTGAGGGCAACGGAGACGTTTTCGCGGGTCAACCACGCATTCCAACTACCGCTGCTACTGAACATGATTGACAGCGTGTGCCGCATCGTGTTCTACACGTCCGAGGTGACGTACCATTTGACTTATGTCATATGGGACAAACGCACGACGATCACGTATGGGAGCACTATCCTGTACTCTGGCTATTGGGGAATGAGAATCGTCCGGTTGTGGTATCTGCACTCGTGCGAATATTATATCACGAAAATG attattccTATACGGATTTCATTGAGCTGGCTTACATTAACATTAAATCCAGTCACTAGCAGGAGATTAATGCCCGAGGTATTCACTTTTAAGtttctaaagaaaaataattaa
- the LOC132930167 gene encoding uncharacterized protein LOC132930167 isoform X2, whose amino-acid sequence MTTAAPLYGPLRICGYALGVFPYTVSRSAPHRFRLHWFGAALKAAHLLLFWSAAASVTATLLRMYPTNTIQPNRQALDKKLASTSPVKVFELYVYMTFTTAATAAACQLHMMLPSVVALVGECLLRPRVHRGHAWPPFKAFTIVAFVVYEFGIYYVLSTARFNRQFFVCLFSFLSNIDCIVIEQFFYVTCLTLCARLKRIHEDVQNLVHKAEHPRWRCWESTADGHPACLGIPAFGAADIRHLRFAHLRATETFSRVNHAFQLPLLLNMIDSVCRIVFYTSEIIPIRISLSWLTLTLNPVTSRRLMPEVFTFKFLKKNN is encoded by the exons ATGACCACTGCGGCACCGCTTTACGGACCGCTGCGGATATGCGGCTACGCTTTGGGCGTGTTCCCGTACACGGTGTCGCGGTCCGCGCCGCACAGGTTCCGCCTGCACTGGTTCGGCGCGGCGCTGAAGGCCGCGCACTTGTTGCTGTTCTGGTCGGCCGCTGCGTCTGTCACCGCGACGCTGTTACGGATGTACCCGACCAACACCATACAGCCGAACAGACAGGCGCTCGACAAGAAGTTGGCATCCACGTCGCCGGTGAAAGTGTTCGAGCTATACGTTTACATGACGTTCACGACGGCTGCGACGGCCGCCGCGTGCCAGCTGCACATGATGTTGCCATCGGTCGTGGCCCTGGTCGGCGAGTGTCTGCTCCGGCCGCGCGTCCACCGCGGCCACGCCTGGCCACCGTTTAAAGCATTCACCATAGTCGCGTTCGTCGTCTACGAATTCGGCATTTACTACGTGCTGAGCACGGCGAG GTTCAATCGCCAGTTCTTCGTATGCCTGTTCTCATTCCTATCCAACATCGATTGTATCGTGATCGAACAGTTTTTCTACGTCACGTGCTTGACACTGTGCGCCCGGCTGAAACGGATCCACGAGGACGTACAGAACCTGGTACACAAGGCCGAACACCCGCGATGGCGATGCTGGGAGAGCACCGCGGACGGACATCCGGCCTGCCTGGGCATACCTGCATTCGGCGCGGCGGACATCCGGCACCTGAGGTTTGCTCACCTGAGGGCAACGGAGACGTTTTCGCGGGTCAACCACGCATTCCAACTACCGCTGCTACTGAACATGATTGACAGCGTGTGCCGCATCGTGTTCTACACGTCCGAG attattccTATACGGATTTCATTGAGCTGGCTTACATTAACATTAAATCCAGTCACTAGCAGGAGATTAATGCCCGAGGTATTCACTTTTAAGtttctaaagaaaaataattaa